The following proteins are co-located in the Lentibacillus sp. JNUCC-1 genome:
- a CDS encoding group-specific protein: MGKCNIDHSLESVKQKLQDQKPYLPGDLTEGLESGLTTELSQKALNDVFHLLKKYDLATQSEREERNEKLAEYAS; encoded by the coding sequence ATGGGAAAATGTAATATTGATCATTCACTGGAGTCTGTAAAACAGAAGCTGCAGGATCAGAAACCCTATTTGCCAGGTGATCTGACAGAGGGACTGGAGTCGGGCCTGACGACAGAACTTTCACAAAAAGCGTTAAATGATGTGTTTCATTTGCTGAAAAAATATGATCTGGCAACTCAATCAGAGCGAGAGGAGCGCAATGAAAAGTTGGCTGAGTATGCAAGCTAG
- a CDS encoding dicarboxylate/amino acid:cation symporter, with amino-acid sequence MKGIGLLIKIIVAIVLGVAIGSFSNEWFIQLFATFNGLFGNFLGFIIPLIILGFIAPGIGSMGRGAGKLLGLTAAIAYASTIIAGVVAFVAAKSIYPSLLNGQSLKAFSDPTEGLSEAFFEVEMAPMMGVMTALLLSFVLGLGIAAIKGNTLLRFTEEFRDIIHLVIEKVIIPLLPFHIFGIFANMTYAGQVSTILSVFAKVFVMIVLLHVLYLVFQYTVAGTLSKQNPFSMLKRMLPAYFTALGTQSSAATIPVTLKHSKTLKVRENVADFTVPLLANIHLSGSTITLVSCALAVMFLQGDMATFTEVFPFILMLGVTMIAAPGVPGGAVMAAIGLLESMLGFGPTMVSLMIALYLAQDSLGTACNVTGDGAITSLTNTLSKRKEVTEEDQLKAL; translated from the coding sequence GTGAAAGGCATTGGATTATTAATTAAGATTATTGTAGCCATCGTATTAGGGGTTGCTATTGGGTCGTTTTCAAATGAATGGTTTATCCAATTGTTTGCGACGTTCAATGGTTTGTTTGGTAATTTCCTTGGATTTATTATTCCACTTATTATTCTGGGTTTCATTGCGCCGGGAATCGGTTCGATGGGACGCGGGGCAGGAAAACTTCTTGGACTAACCGCTGCGATCGCTTATGCGTCGACGATTATTGCAGGCGTAGTGGCGTTTGTCGCCGCAAAGTCGATCTATCCGTCATTATTAAACGGGCAATCATTGAAAGCGTTTTCCGATCCGACTGAAGGACTGAGTGAAGCATTTTTTGAAGTTGAAATGGCGCCGATGATGGGCGTCATGACGGCGCTGCTGCTGTCGTTTGTCCTCGGGCTCGGGATTGCAGCGATTAAAGGGAATACGCTGCTCCGTTTCACTGAAGAGTTCCGTGATATTATTCATCTGGTTATTGAAAAAGTCATTATTCCGCTGTTACCGTTTCATATTTTTGGGATCTTTGCCAATATGACCTATGCTGGGCAGGTCAGCACGATTTTGAGTGTGTTTGCCAAAGTGTTTGTTATGATTGTGCTCTTGCACGTCCTGTACCTAGTTTTCCAATATACAGTTGCAGGCACGCTCAGCAAGCAGAATCCTTTTTCCATGTTGAAGAGAATGCTGCCGGCTTACTTCACAGCCTTGGGCACACAATCATCAGCTGCAACCATTCCGGTGACGCTGAAGCATTCCAAAACGTTGAAAGTCAGAGAAAACGTAGCGGACTTCACGGTACCGCTGCTCGCTAACATTCATTTGTCCGGTAGTACGATTACACTTGTCAGCTGTGCGCTGGCAGTTATGTTTTTGCAGGGAGATATGGCGACATTCACCGAGGTATTTCCGTTTATTCTCATGCTCGGTGTCACCATGATAGCTGCGCCTGGTGTGCCGGGTGGTGCTGTTATGGCGGCGATTGGATTGCTAGAGTCCATGCTTGGTTTTGGTCCTACGATGGTTTCCTTAATGATCGCCCTTTATCTAGCGCAGGACAGCTTGGGCACAGCATGTAACGTAACAGGTGACGGTGCCATTACATCCCTTACCAACACTTTAAGCAAACGAAAAGAAGTTACTGAGGAAGATCAACTCAAAGCATTGTAG
- a CDS encoding purine-cytosine permease family protein, whose product MESAKTNQAQETQSNGQDDFSLDRVPREKRTMGWFSVTNIAFGIATAIFYFQMGSVMALQFGALNAIISATYAIVVAGILGTLIAYLSAKSGMNVNLLSRGGGFGYIGASLTSFIYATNFIMYCAFEGLILVSAIHTFFPAIPQWTLIVFFGSLVIPLNWFGIKQLDKLQKWSLPIFGAFLITAIVVSFIKPSGYDGAFWTYMPEGVEVGGKALLMCIGMHHGIMGLTALLASDYSRFLKPKDVKFGSLAIGFIPQIFCFGVMGGLGIWFGVRLGDPNPGVYIVLLLGMGGALFTLLTQLRINVTNVYSASLSLSNFFENIFKFTPGRRFWVVVSGASAIILMLGGIVDHLDTAMTFQGVFLLAWAAILVTDAMVVKKLLKLGPNFYEARQEYLYKWNPVGVVSLIIASGLGTIAALGFMGTFLESTAAFFSALLASALTIVIAVATKGKYYTHTEPEDIHTEDRIA is encoded by the coding sequence ATGGAATCGGCGAAAACAAATCAAGCACAAGAAACTCAATCAAATGGACAAGATGATTTCTCTTTGGACAGAGTTCCCAGAGAGAAACGTACGATGGGTTGGTTCAGTGTAACCAACATTGCATTTGGGATTGCAACAGCGATTTTTTATTTTCAGATGGGCAGTGTAATGGCCCTTCAGTTTGGCGCACTTAACGCCATTATTTCAGCAACATATGCCATTGTTGTCGCAGGGATTCTCGGAACATTGATTGCCTACCTTTCAGCGAAATCAGGGATGAATGTCAATCTTTTATCACGCGGCGGCGGTTTTGGGTATATTGGCGCTTCCCTCACCTCATTTATTTATGCCACAAATTTTATTATGTATTGCGCATTTGAAGGTCTAATTTTAGTATCCGCTATTCACACCTTCTTTCCAGCCATACCACAATGGACGTTAATTGTCTTTTTCGGTTCATTGGTTATCCCCCTTAATTGGTTTGGCATTAAACAACTGGATAAATTGCAAAAATGGTCCCTGCCGATCTTTGGCGCCTTTTTAATCACTGCCATCGTTGTCTCGTTTATCAAACCTTCCGGCTATGATGGCGCGTTCTGGACGTACATGCCTGAGGGCGTTGAAGTGGGCGGTAAAGCGCTGCTGATGTGCATTGGCATGCACCACGGGATTATGGGGTTAACAGCTTTGCTGGCTTCTGATTATTCACGTTTTCTCAAACCAAAAGATGTTAAATTCGGATCCTTGGCAATCGGATTTATCCCGCAAATATTCTGCTTTGGCGTTATGGGCGGACTCGGAATTTGGTTTGGCGTTCGTTTAGGGGATCCGAATCCTGGCGTTTATATCGTTCTTCTGCTCGGTATGGGCGGTGCATTATTCACGCTCCTTACCCAGCTGCGGATTAATGTCACAAACGTATACAGCGCCTCACTGTCGCTCTCGAACTTCTTTGAAAATATTTTCAAGTTCACGCCCGGCAGACGGTTTTGGGTCGTTGTTTCCGGGGCGAGCGCAATTATATTAATGCTTGGCGGTATTGTCGACCACCTGGATACAGCAATGACATTCCAAGGTGTCTTTCTGCTGGCCTGGGCCGCGATTCTGGTAACCGATGCAATGGTGGTCAAAAAGCTATTGAAACTCGGTCCGAACTTTTACGAAGCACGTCAGGAATATCTATATAAATGGAACCCAGTCGGTGTCGTATCTCTCATCATAGCAAGCGGACTCGGAACCATCGCAGCACTCGGATTTATGGGCACGTTCCTTGAAAGCACCGCAGCATTCTTTTCAGCGCTTCTAGCATCAGCACTGACCATTGTCATAGCTGTGGCAACAAAAGGAAAATACTACACCCATACGGAACCCGAAGACATCCACACCGAAGACCGAATCGCTTAG
- a CDS encoding metal-dependent hydrolase family protein has protein sequence MAYTLVKNGTLIDGNGGEPIQDAAVLIKDNVIEAAGRLSDITLPTENVTEVDAGGGTILPGLIDTHVHLMMEIESLEKQLTTPFSYRFYKAVQYMKKTMDAGVTTVRDAGGTDAGVRQAVADGVVQGPRMQISVTPLTTTGGHGDKWMRSGVDMTLHGYPGSPGGICNGVEEVTQKVREVLRAGADIIKVHATGGVMSPTDHPEFTQFSQEELEVMVQEANYRRGLKVMAHAQGAEGIRNAVRAGIHSIEHGIYIDDETAQLMIEHGTYLVPTLLAPISVLESAETSNDMPAYGVEKAREVVDAHKESVARAYKAGVKIAMGTDAGVMAHGTNLRELGLMCDIGMTPMESIVATTKTAAECMGWKDQIGTIEPGKLADITVTSTDPLADIRSLEDNNNIVAVLKNGEVVKNQLKQAAVSVQ, from the coding sequence ATGGCTTATACGCTGGTGAAAAATGGGACTTTGATTGATGGTAATGGTGGTGAACCGATTCAGGATGCTGCAGTTCTGATTAAAGACAATGTCATTGAAGCTGCGGGCAGGTTGTCGGATATCACGCTTCCAACAGAAAATGTGACTGAAGTGGATGCTGGTGGAGGAACCATTTTACCGGGGCTGATTGATACACACGTACACCTGATGATGGAGATCGAGTCGTTGGAAAAGCAGTTGACGACCCCGTTTTCATACCGGTTTTATAAAGCCGTCCAATACATGAAAAAAACGATGGATGCGGGTGTTACAACGGTGCGTGACGCTGGAGGCACTGATGCGGGTGTCAGGCAGGCGGTAGCTGACGGGGTTGTTCAGGGCCCGCGGATGCAAATCAGTGTGACGCCGCTTACGACAACGGGTGGTCATGGTGACAAGTGGATGCGTTCTGGTGTTGACATGACGCTCCATGGCTATCCAGGCAGCCCAGGAGGTATTTGCAACGGGGTTGAGGAAGTTACACAGAAAGTGCGTGAAGTGCTCCGGGCAGGCGCGGATATTATTAAAGTCCATGCGACAGGCGGTGTGATGAGCCCGACTGACCATCCTGAGTTCACCCAGTTCAGCCAGGAAGAACTTGAGGTCATGGTTCAGGAAGCCAACTACCGACGAGGGTTAAAAGTAATGGCCCATGCTCAAGGCGCAGAGGGTATTCGGAACGCTGTACGGGCAGGTATTCATTCAATTGAACACGGGATTTATATCGACGATGAAACAGCTCAGTTGATGATTGAGCATGGCACATATCTTGTTCCGACGCTATTGGCTCCGATTTCTGTATTGGAATCTGCGGAGACAAGTAATGATATGCCGGCTTACGGGGTTGAGAAAGCACGGGAAGTCGTCGACGCGCATAAAGAAAGTGTGGCACGTGCTTATAAAGCCGGAGTGAAAATTGCGATGGGGACGGACGCCGGGGTCATGGCCCATGGGACTAATTTGCGTGAACTTGGGCTGATGTGTGACATCGGAATGACCCCGATGGAATCGATTGTTGCCACAACGAAAACCGCAGCAGAATGCATGGGCTGGAAGGATCAGATTGGCACGATTGAACCTGGCAAACTGGCCGACATCACCGTCACCAGCACAGACCCACTCGCAGACATCCGTTCACTGGAGGATAACAATAACATCGTAGCCGTCCTTAAAAATGGCGAAGTGGTAAAAAATCAGCTCAAACAAGCAGCCGTTTCAGTACAATAG
- a CDS encoding serine hydrolase domain-containing protein — translation MEKHDSNRLEAKLTKICEEAQLTGMALILSKHGRPIFQKYYGWRDVDNQHPVTSDTIFGAASITKSLTAMAIMHLEDAGKLTAKDPVKQWIPEFSLPDHTYESDILIHHLLTHTSGLPGLPAVHAARLPSIMQDPDGSYLFDEMPENIDPISTVSQLIDLLPELDFQMLGAPGEVFNYSNEGFALLQEIIERASGERFTDYVKRYIFSPLDMKRSMFTTADLQRFEDVTELYAYEKARPAVFHSPAWWDVGGIHTNGSLKISVADLMTYLEIFRRDGRVNGVRMLSENSLRKMTTPHVTTPNGTRYGYGLQIDALGEVQLIGHGGSIKGVSSNMQWAKETGITGAVLINIAGADAAGILKTAMGFVLGEYDEEGSVSTINLTSDQQKKYVGHYRSDEGQSVRVSLVEGVLQLIDNKSQTPLKPIGNHQFLTGNNKTITFLPDQNQHITAIFTGMRQLQKTKD, via the coding sequence ATGGAAAAACATGATAGCAATCGGCTTGAGGCAAAGCTTACGAAGATATGTGAAGAAGCTCAACTTACCGGTATGGCTTTAATTCTCTCAAAACACGGCAGACCAATTTTTCAAAAGTATTATGGCTGGCGTGATGTAGACAATCAGCACCCCGTCACTTCTGATACCATTTTCGGAGCTGCGTCTATCACAAAATCGTTAACTGCGATGGCGATCATGCACCTTGAGGACGCTGGAAAGTTAACGGCAAAGGACCCGGTCAAACAGTGGATCCCGGAATTCAGCTTACCCGATCATACTTATGAATCCGACATCCTGATTCATCATCTGCTCACCCATACGAGTGGGCTCCCAGGGCTTCCTGCCGTCCATGCTGCAAGACTTCCAAGCATTATGCAGGATCCGGACGGGTCATATTTATTTGACGAGATGCCCGAAAATATCGATCCGATCAGTACGGTGTCGCAACTCATTGATCTGCTGCCCGAGCTTGATTTTCAGATGCTAGGAGCTCCCGGAGAGGTTTTCAATTATTCTAATGAGGGATTTGCGCTGTTGCAGGAAATTATTGAGCGTGCAAGCGGAGAACGTTTTACTGATTATGTTAAGCGTTATATTTTTTCACCCTTGGATATGAAAAGATCGATGTTCACGACTGCAGATTTGCAACGTTTCGAGGATGTCACTGAGTTGTACGCCTATGAAAAAGCCCGGCCTGCCGTTTTTCACTCTCCGGCATGGTGGGACGTTGGCGGCATACATACCAATGGGTCATTGAAGATAAGCGTGGCTGATCTAATGACATATCTGGAAATTTTCCGGAGAGATGGCAGGGTTAATGGCGTGCGTATGCTCTCAGAAAACAGCCTCCGAAAAATGACCACGCCTCATGTCACGACACCAAATGGAACGCGATACGGCTATGGATTACAAATTGATGCATTAGGTGAGGTGCAGCTCATCGGTCATGGCGGCAGTATCAAAGGGGTCTCGTCTAATATGCAATGGGCAAAAGAAACTGGAATAACAGGCGCTGTACTCATCAATATAGCAGGGGCTGACGCTGCAGGGATATTGAAAACAGCCATGGGATTTGTTTTGGGAGAATACGATGAAGAAGGCTCTGTAAGCACGATCAACTTGACATCAGATCAACAGAAAAAGTACGTAGGCCACTATCGTTCTGACGAAGGACAATCTGTCAGAGTTTCATTGGTAGAGGGTGTTTTACAACTGATCGACAACAAAAGCCAAACACCCCTCAAACCCATTGGAAACCACCAATTCTTGACGGGGAATAACAAAACCATCACCTTCCTACCTGATCAAAACCAACACATCACAGCCATCTTCACAGGCATGCGGCAACTTCAGAAAACCAAAGACTAG
- a CDS encoding IS4 family transposase, with protein MKSPFTFLEAIEKTKEILHNVNFMIASRRKSTYFTRQGNNKLTFQSIILFHLSIVRKSLQLELDDFCKKLDCQMPNISKQGYLEARKKIDPYAFSYLFHSIADAYYEATEYKTFRGYRLCAVDGTTIKLHHTQPLIDYYGTAQNQKVNRARANAGAIYDIQNDLFRRAKIAPYATSERDLAKELIDSLPSKDSVQDLILFDRGYPAREFVDYLERSGIKYVMRCPKSGVMKEVKNTTKKDQTIQMKYKKEVYNLRVIRFFLDSGEEEILLTNIMDQSFDVPTFKDLYFKRWGIEVKYDTLKNKLNVENFSGTTPLTVEQDFYASFYLINMASLIHGETTECIEREDHDKSLKYKYKANMNRVIAKLKEYLIYFFNMREWSALKQLYKQLIDEAQEEKTPERPGRRCPRNETLRSNPYALNQKGALP; from the coding sequence ATGAAATCACCATTTACTTTCCTCGAAGCCATCGAAAAAACAAAGGAAATACTTCACAATGTTAATTTCATGATAGCGTCCAGACGGAAGTCTACCTACTTTACACGTCAAGGAAACAATAAATTGACCTTTCAAAGTATAATCTTGTTTCATCTCTCGATTGTGAGAAAGTCCCTGCAACTGGAACTCGATGATTTCTGTAAAAAGCTGGATTGCCAAATGCCGAACATCTCTAAACAAGGCTATTTGGAGGCGAGAAAGAAGATAGATCCATACGCTTTTTCCTATTTATTTCATTCGATCGCAGATGCCTATTATGAAGCTACGGAATATAAAACGTTCCGTGGCTATCGCCTTTGTGCTGTGGATGGAACGACCATCAAATTACATCATACGCAACCGTTAATTGACTATTATGGTACTGCGCAAAATCAAAAAGTGAATCGCGCTCGTGCTAACGCGGGTGCTATATATGATATACAGAATGATCTTTTTCGTAGAGCCAAAATAGCTCCTTATGCTACAAGTGAACGGGATTTAGCGAAAGAACTCATCGACAGCCTCCCCTCTAAGGACTCAGTGCAGGATCTTATCCTTTTTGATCGCGGTTATCCTGCACGGGAGTTTGTAGACTACTTAGAAAGAAGCGGCATAAAATATGTGATGCGTTGTCCAAAAAGCGGCGTTATGAAAGAGGTGAAGAATACAACGAAAAAGGATCAAACCATTCAAATGAAATACAAAAAGGAAGTATATAATCTTAGGGTTATTCGTTTCTTTTTGGATTCCGGGGAAGAAGAAATTCTCCTTACAAACATCATGGACCAATCATTCGACGTACCTACTTTTAAAGACCTGTACTTTAAACGGTGGGGAATAGAAGTAAAATATGATACATTAAAAAACAAATTAAATGTGGAAAATTTCAGCGGAACTACACCACTGACGGTCGAACAGGATTTCTATGCCTCTTTTTATTTAATTAACATGGCAAGTTTGATACATGGCGAAACGACAGAATGTATTGAGCGGGAAGATCATGATAAATCACTAAAATATAAATACAAAGCAAATATGAACAGAGTCATTGCAAAGTTGAAGGAGTATCTTATTTATTTTTTCAATATGCGAGAGTGGTCTGCCTTAAAGCAGTTGTATAAACAATTAATAGATGAAGCACAGGAAGAAAAAACCCCTGAACGGCCAGGCAGAAGGTGTCCAAGAAATGAAACTCTACGCTCTAACCCTTATGCACTGAACCAGAAAGGGGCTCTTCCTTAG
- the panD gene encoding aspartate 1-decarboxylase translates to MQRFMCKGKIHRATVTEAELDYVGSITIDYKLMKEADIKPYEMVQIANIRNAARWKTYAIPAPEGSGRICLNGPPANLFSPQDLVIILSQGMMTDEEIETLKPRVVFVDENNAITSVEEHDLHWPEGVEI, encoded by the coding sequence ATGCAAAGATTCATGTGCAAAGGAAAGATTCATAGAGCAACAGTGACTGAGGCAGAACTGGATTATGTCGGAAGTATTACGATCGATTATAAGCTGATGAAAGAAGCAGATATCAAGCCTTATGAGATGGTGCAAATTGCCAATATCCGCAATGCGGCGAGGTGGAAAACCTATGCCATTCCCGCTCCGGAAGGCTCAGGACGCATTTGCTTGAATGGTCCGCCAGCGAATTTGTTTTCACCTCAGGACCTGGTCATTATTCTGAGCCAAGGCATGATGACAGATGAAGAAATTGAAACGCTGAAACCAAGAGTTGTGTTTGTTGACGAAAATAACGCAATCACAAGCGTAGAAGAACACGACCTGCACTGGCCAGAAGGCGTAGAAATTTAA
- the nadX gene encoding aspartate dehydrogenase has protein sequence MNIGVVGAGAIARFLLKEINQNGTDLMQIKSVFVRDLGKYQNYEQAYGVKLYDELDAFLDSEIDIVVEAANVEAVQVLFPKIITKKDIMLISIGALAEGNFLQEMAELAKTYRRTIHLPSGAIGGLDLLQNAHATGEVTEVTLTTRKPAHTLISEEMAHAQVVFEGNASEAIEQYPKNINVSIILSIAGLGVDATNVTIIADPAIENNIHTIDIKGEFGEARFSVTNHPLKENPKTSHLAAMSILGTLQRVLNHVKIGG, from the coding sequence ATGAATATTGGGGTGGTTGGAGCAGGAGCGATTGCGCGTTTTTTGCTAAAAGAAATCAATCAGAACGGTACAGATCTGATGCAGATTAAAAGTGTGTTTGTTCGTGATCTGGGTAAATACCAGAATTATGAGCAAGCGTACGGGGTCAAGCTGTACGATGAGCTGGATGCTTTTCTTGATTCAGAGATTGATATCGTGGTAGAAGCGGCTAATGTGGAAGCGGTGCAAGTCCTGTTTCCTAAAATCATCACCAAAAAGGATATTATGTTGATCAGTATTGGTGCATTGGCAGAGGGGAACTTTCTCCAGGAAATGGCTGAACTGGCTAAAACCTATAGGCGGACGATTCACTTGCCTTCAGGCGCTATTGGCGGGCTTGATCTTTTGCAAAATGCCCATGCGACCGGCGAGGTCACAGAAGTAACACTGACAACCCGTAAACCGGCCCACACTTTGATCAGCGAAGAGATGGCGCATGCACAAGTGGTATTTGAAGGCAATGCCTCAGAAGCAATTGAACAATATCCGAAAAATATAAATGTCTCCATCATTTTGTCCATTGCAGGACTCGGTGTTGACGCGACAAATGTCACCATAATTGCAGATCCAGCGATTGAGAACAATATACATACCATTGATATCAAAGGTGAATTTGGGGAAGCGCGTTTTTCAGTTACCAATCATCCTCTGAAGGAAAATCCAAAAACAAGCCATCTTGCTGCCATGAGCATACTGGGAACGTTGCAACGGGTCTTAAATCATGTCAAAATAGGTGGGTAG
- a CDS encoding hydroxypyruvate isomerase family protein codes for MKFSVCLDALYKDKDIYQSVEEIKRAGFSAIEFWSWWDKDIYEIKNAADQFEMDIVTFCTPFISLIDKDQLQSYKKALINSIRTAKLLNCKQLVTQIGQERSDINEQDQTEIVVAGLKACVPLLERKDITLLIEPLNTKVDHPGYFLSTAADAIDIVKRVNSSHVKILYDFYHQDMTEGVDLSSIEENINWIGHFHAASVPDRHEPDTGNLDYHPIFTTISETDYPGHMGLEYFPKADATEGLKRLAAY; via the coding sequence ATGAAATTCTCAGTCTGTCTTGATGCGCTTTATAAAGACAAGGATATTTATCAAAGCGTGGAAGAGATCAAGCGTGCAGGCTTTAGTGCGATAGAATTTTGGAGCTGGTGGGATAAGGATATTTACGAAATCAAAAACGCAGCTGATCAATTTGAAATGGACATTGTGACATTTTGCACGCCATTTATCAGCTTAATAGACAAAGATCAGTTGCAAAGCTATAAAAAAGCACTCATAAATTCCATAAGAACAGCAAAATTGCTTAATTGTAAACAGCTCGTCACTCAAATAGGTCAAGAAAGATCTGACATAAATGAGCAAGATCAAACAGAAATTGTGGTTGCAGGCCTCAAAGCTTGTGTGCCTTTGTTGGAACGAAAAGATATCACCCTCCTCATCGAACCACTGAACACTAAGGTAGATCACCCCGGTTATTTCCTGTCAACAGCAGCAGATGCAATCGATATCGTTAAACGTGTCAATTCCTCACACGTGAAGATCTTGTATGATTTTTATCATCAGGATATGACAGAGGGAGTTGATCTATCATCGATTGAAGAGAACATCAATTGGATCGGTCATTTTCATGCAGCCAGTGTTCCTGACCGTCATGAACCCGACACAGGCAATTTGGATTACCATCCAATTTTTACCACCATTTCAGAAACGGATTATCCCGGCCATATGGGGCTTGAATATTTCCCGAAAGCCGATGCCACAGAAGGATTAAAACGGTTGGCTGCTTACTGA
- a CDS encoding Gfo/Idh/MocA family protein, with protein sequence MVLKTAVVIGAGDRGARAYAPYALDYPHELKITATAEPNAERRKNFQNTFLLEESSVFSDWEALFAEGKLADIAIICTMDREHFKPVMKALELGYHVLLEKPMSPDPEECIQMERAAQKYNQQLSVCHVLRYTDFWTTIKKIIDRGDIGQVASVQLNENVEVMHMSHSFVRGNWNNKAQSSPMILQKSCHDMDIISYIMGQECKRVSSYGSLMHFREENAPDEAPERCLDGCPAEGVCPFHAGRYYLGDGRGWAKKFTEDHSRAGILKALQETPYGKCVYRSDNDVVDHQVVNMEFADGATATFSMCGFTRDQTRHVQVMGTKGEIRGRMEDNQISIYDFLTKQETVVHFNPPKSGHGGGDHAIVRTFLRDIDRGINSGNSSSASASVQSHLMAFAAEESRLARGASIELADYYQRLQA encoded by the coding sequence ATGGTACTAAAAACAGCGGTAGTGATCGGAGCAGGGGACAGAGGCGCTCGTGCTTATGCACCTTATGCGCTCGATTATCCGCATGAACTTAAAATTACTGCAACAGCAGAACCTAATGCGGAAAGAAGAAAGAATTTCCAAAATACCTTTCTTCTCGAGGAAAGTTCCGTATTTTCCGATTGGGAAGCATTGTTTGCAGAGGGAAAGCTAGCTGACATTGCAATTATTTGTACCATGGATCGGGAACATTTTAAACCGGTGATGAAAGCACTGGAGCTTGGCTATCATGTTTTGCTGGAAAAGCCGATGTCACCTGATCCAGAAGAATGTATTCAGATGGAACGAGCAGCACAGAAGTATAACCAGCAGCTGTCCGTCTGCCATGTTTTGCGCTATACAGATTTCTGGACCACAATAAAAAAGATAATCGACCGCGGGGATATCGGGCAAGTCGCGTCCGTTCAATTGAATGAGAACGTAGAAGTGATGCATATGTCCCATAGTTTTGTACGTGGCAATTGGAATAATAAAGCACAGTCCAGTCCAATGATTTTACAAAAATCCTGTCATGACATGGATATTATTTCGTACATAATGGGTCAGGAGTGTAAACGGGTCAGTTCATATGGGTCGCTCATGCACTTTCGTGAGGAAAATGCGCCGGACGAAGCGCCGGAGAGATGTTTGGATGGCTGTCCGGCTGAAGGTGTGTGTCCTTTTCATGCGGGCAGGTATTACCTCGGTGACGGAAGAGGCTGGGCGAAGAAGTTTACGGAGGATCATTCACGTGCAGGCATTTTGAAGGCCCTCCAGGAAACCCCTTATGGAAAATGTGTCTACAGATCGGATAACGATGTTGTGGACCATCAAGTGGTCAACATGGAATTTGCGGATGGAGCCACTGCCACGTTCAGTATGTGCGGGTTTACGAGAGACCAGACGAGACATGTGCAAGTCATGGGAACAAAAGGTGAAATTCGCGGCCGCATGGAAGACAATCAAATATCAATCTATGATTTCTTGACCAAACAGGAAACAGTGGTACATTTCAATCCGCCAAAAAGCGGACATGGCGGCGGTGACCATGCAATTGTGCGGACATTTTTGCGCGATATTGACAGAGGCATCAACAGCGGAAATTCATCTTCTGCAAGTGCCTCCGTCCAAAGCCATCTTATGGCTTTTGCAGCTGAAGAATCAAGACTTGCTCGCGGCGCGTCTATTGAACTCGCTGACTACTATCAGCGGTTACAGGCGTGA